In a genomic window of Flavobacterium sp. KACC 22761:
- a CDS encoding uroporphyrinogen-III synthase, with protein MANPVQILSTKILSPLHKQELMKYGVELIEADFIKTENKPFELKDLNESLIFTSQNAVHSVLAHPNSEELKKKNVYCVGLKTKTLLSDNGFNVVAYTGYAADLAEIITLIYGNESYTFFSGNLRRDTLPDALKENGIKFNEIQVYETTLQPQKIKANPEAILFFSPSGVKSYLKHNAINKQICFCIGDTTAEALNKITKNIIVADQPTIEDVIEDVIHEYK; from the coding sequence ATGGCAAATCCAGTTCAGATATTATCTACTAAAATATTATCTCCTCTTCATAAACAGGAACTAATGAAATATGGCGTTGAGTTGATCGAAGCCGATTTCATTAAAACCGAAAACAAGCCTTTCGAATTAAAAGATCTTAATGAAAGTTTAATTTTTACAAGTCAAAATGCCGTTCACAGTGTTTTAGCTCATCCTAATTCTGAAGAATTAAAGAAAAAAAACGTGTATTGCGTTGGACTTAAAACCAAAACGCTTTTAAGCGATAATGGCTTTAATGTCGTGGCTTACACAGGTTATGCTGCAGATTTAGCTGAAATTATCACTTTGATTTACGGAAATGAAAGTTATACTTTTTTCAGTGGAAATCTAAGAAGAGACACTTTACCAGACGCTTTAAAAGAAAACGGAATTAAATTCAATGAAATTCAGGTTTACGAAACCACATTACAACCGCAGAAAATAAAAGCAAATCCAGAAGCGATTTTGTTTTTTAGTCCGTCTGGAGTTAAAAGTTATTTGAAACACAATGCTATAAATAAACAAATCTGCTTTTGCATTGGCGATACGACCGCAGAAGCTTTAAATAAAATCACAAAAAACATTATCGTCGCTGATCAACCAACAATTGAAGATGTGATTGAAGATGTAATTCACGAATACAAATAA
- the hemE gene encoding uroporphyrinogen decarboxylase — MLKNDLFLRALKGETVQRPPVWMMRQAGRYLPEFRELRDKYDFFTRCETPELAAEITVQPIRRIAPDAAILFSDILVVPRAMGIHVELKDNLGPIIPDPIRTMEQVNQVFVPDVNETLGYVFDAVKLTKEMLNDEVPLIGFAGSPWTIFCYAVEGKGSKSFDTAKGFCFSNPVAAHTLLQKITDTTILYLKEKVKSGVNAVQIFDSWGGMLSPVDYQEFSWKYINQIVDALADITPVIVFGKGCWFALGEMGKSKASALGVDWTCTARNARYLSGGNITLQGNFDPSRLLSPIPTIKKMVHEMIDEFGKDKYIVNLGHGILPNIPVDHAKAFIDAVKEYGQ; from the coding sequence ATGTTAAAAAACGACCTATTTTTAAGAGCATTAAAAGGAGAAACTGTACAACGTCCGCCAGTATGGATGATGCGTCAGGCAGGAAGATATTTACCAGAATTTAGAGAACTTCGTGATAAATATGATTTCTTTACGCGTTGCGAAACTCCAGAATTAGCGGCTGAAATCACTGTACAGCCAATTCGCAGAATTGCTCCAGATGCTGCTATTTTATTTTCGGATATTTTGGTAGTGCCACGCGCAATGGGAATTCATGTTGAATTGAAAGACAATTTAGGTCCGATTATTCCAGATCCAATTCGTACAATGGAACAAGTGAATCAAGTTTTTGTTCCAGATGTAAACGAAACTTTAGGTTACGTTTTTGATGCTGTGAAATTGACTAAAGAAATGCTGAACGACGAAGTGCCGTTAATTGGTTTCGCTGGTTCACCTTGGACAATTTTCTGTTACGCTGTTGAGGGAAAAGGTTCTAAAAGTTTTGATACTGCAAAAGGTTTCTGTTTTTCAAACCCGGTTGCAGCGCACACTTTATTGCAAAAAATTACCGATACCACTATTTTATATTTAAAAGAAAAAGTAAAATCAGGAGTAAATGCGGTTCAGATTTTTGATTCTTGGGGCGGAATGCTTTCTCCTGTTGATTATCAGGAATTTTCATGGAAATACATCAACCAGATTGTTGACGCTTTAGCTGATATTACGCCTGTTATTGTTTTCGGAAAAGGATGCTGGTTCGCACTTGGTGAAATGGGTAAAAGTAAAGCTTCAGCTCTTGGAGTTGACTGGACTTGCACGGCAAGAAATGCTCGTTATTTGTCTGGTGGAAATATTACGTTGCAAGGAAACTTTGATCCGTCAAGATTACTTTCTCCAATTCCAACTATCAAGAAAATGGTTCACGAAATGATCGACGAATTCGGAAAAGATAAATATATCGTAAATTTAGGTCACGGAATTTTACCAAATATCCCTGTAGATCACGCAAAAGCGTTTATTGACGCTGTGAAGGAATACGGGCAATAA
- a CDS encoding GNAT family protein, translating to MSFTDWKTDRIENILPKEFYKLIDKNKNHIEKTFPVTLANSDSPEKAENFISVNKDKERNSEGYYFFARDIKTNNLIGYLCVKTIDYRISKCELGYFIDEDFQGKGITSKMVSDALDFCFNKLKMNKVFICTSEINLASQRIALKHNFKQEGILRDEFRNGDGTLQNTVYFGLLKSEYIKS from the coding sequence ATGAGTTTTACAGATTGGAAAACTGACCGAATCGAAAATATTCTTCCTAAAGAGTTTTATAAACTAATTGATAAGAATAAAAATCATATTGAAAAGACTTTCCCTGTAACGCTAGCTAATTCCGACTCACCAGAAAAAGCTGAAAATTTTATCTCCGTTAATAAAGACAAGGAAAGAAATAGTGAAGGATATTATTTCTTCGCCCGAGATATAAAAACAAATAATCTAATTGGTTATTTATGTGTAAAAACGATCGATTATCGCATTTCTAAATGTGAATTAGGTTATTTTATTGACGAAGATTTTCAAGGAAAAGGAATTACATCCAAAATGGTTTCTGATGCGCTTGACTTTTGTTTCAATAAATTAAAAATGAACAAAGTTTTTATCTGCACTTCAGAAATCAATCTCGCAAGTCAGCGAATTGCATTAAAACACAATTTTAAACAAGAAGGAATTTTAAGAGACGAATTTAGAAACGGCGACGGCACTTTGCAGAACACGGTTTATTTCGGACTACTTAAATCAGAATATATTAAATCATGA